The DNA sequence CCCGTGAAGGCCAGCGCGACCGTCGCCTGCGTCACCTGCTCGATGGAGGGGAGCTGGAGGTCTGTCTTCGGGAGCGAGATCTTCGGCGCGACCGCATCCTTGACTCGGGAAAACCATGACATGGGCGACCTCGTTGAAGTTCGGAGCGTCCGGCGGGCCTCCAATCAGTTATCGCGCCTTCGCGCTACGGGTTGCTTCCGACACACTTGATCGCCTTCTGGGTTACAAAAGACCCGTCTTGCATGTCGGGTATGGGGCACGCCTGAGAGGGAATAGGGCGGGGTGGGAGGAGTTGAGCAGCCCCGCCGACGAGTCACTCCCTCTCGCTGCGTTGGAGTCCACCCGTGACGCTCTTGCCCCTCCTGTTGGCCTGCATCGCGTACCCGCCCGACATTGCCGAGAGCGAGCCCGCGGCGAAGGAGGCAGCGGCCCGACAGGAGCGCCCCGCTGTCATCAAGGACGTCCGCGCGGCCCCCCTCCCGAAGGACAAGGCGAGAGAGAGGGGGGCGCCGCGCCTCTCAGCTCCGAGACCTGAGGCACGCCACGACCGCCGCGGCGAGGTTCGAGGCACGCGGCTCGCCGATTCGAAATGACCAGAGGTTCGTGACGTAGCCGAAGCCGACACCGGCATCCGGGTCGGCGAAGGCGATGGATCCGCCGGAGCCAGGGTGGCCAAACGACCCTGGCCCGACCAGCGGCATCGGTGGGCATGCCCGCCAGAACCCGAGCGACATGTAGAAGGACCGGTTGGCGGGAACATCGAGTCCCGGCGGCAGTCCATTCATCCGCGTCTTGTCGGTGTGGACCTCGGTCATCTTCTCGACGGTCGCCGGATTCAACAGGCGCACGCCATCGACCGTGCTCACGGTGGCCGCATACATCCGCGCCAGCGAGTGCGCGTCCGAGAACATGTTCCCAAAGGGGAACTCCGCCGCGCGGAAGGCACGCGTGTTCATGTAGCCGCTGGAGTGATCGAACGCGCCGCCGAGCTGTCCGGCGCGAGCTTGCACGGAGTTGGGCCCCCACACGGCGTTCATCCAGGCGATGACCGTGTCCCGGTCGAGGCCGGTGGTTTCGATCATCCCGGCGGTCATCTCCTCGAGCGTGAACGGGGCGGCGTACTCAATCCGCGCCACCCGTCCCTCTTGCTCCGACGGCAGTCCGATCCACGCGCTCAGCCCGAGTGGGGCCGCGACCTCGTTGGCGAAGAACGTGCCGAGCGAGGTGCCGGTGATCCGCCGCACCACCTCCCCCACGAGGAACCCGAAGGTCATGCTGTGGTAGACGTGCTCGGTGCCCGGCCGCCACTCCGGCTTCTGCGCTTCGAGCGCGCGGATGACCGGATGCCAGGCGCAGGCGTCCTCGAAGGTCAGCGGACCATCGACGAGCGGCAGACCGGCTTGATGGGAGAGGAGCCAGCGCACGGGGATGTGCTCCTTGCCGGCGGCGCCGAACTCAGGCCAGTACTTGATCACCGGGGCGTCCAGATCGAGCTGGCCGCGCTGAGCGAGCAGGTGGGCGCAGATCGCGGTCGCGCCTTTGGTCGTGGAAGCGACCAATGCGAGGGTGTCCTTGTTCCACGGGCGGTTCGCCTCGCGATCCGCCAGGCCTCCCCACACATCGACCACGGGACGGCCGTCCGCGTAGACACAGCACGCCGCGCCGACCTCGCCGGGCGACCCTTCGAAGTTCGTCCGGAAGACGTCGGCCACGCTTCCCCAGCCATCCTCGACGTGGCCCTGCATGACGGTCCTGCTTGCCGTGTTCAGCATGCTGTATGTCCTTTCGAGTGAGGTGAAGGCGAAATGCTCGCGCCGCGCCGCAGCACCTCGGGTCGTGCTTGGCGAACGGGTGCCCCGTGTTGATGTTTGTATTTGGGCGCGGTGAAGGGTGCTGCCGCCATCGCCGGCCCGAGCAGCACGTGGGCTCGGTGCGGGGGGATGGGCGTGGAGTTGCTTGGGAATGCCGCACGTCGATGACGTGCAGGGGCGCTATGAGGCCTGCTTGGAGGCTGCTTCGGCGGCTTGGGCGATGGCGTGGGTCAGCCGCTCTCGCTCCCGGATGATCCATGCCCCCTTCGGATAGTTCCGGACGAACGCCTCGATGAACTCCACCGGATCATCCCCGACGATTTGGCGGATGGGGGTTTGGTTCGCCGCGCTCTGTTCGAACAGGTCGACGAGGTCCGCGTACATCGCTGTCCCGTCGCCCCCCGTTCCAAAGTACGTCAGGTATCGCTCCAGGGCATCGACCGCCGCGCG is a window from the Myxococcaceae bacterium JPH2 genome containing:
- a CDS encoding DUF1048 domain-containing protein, with product MLISKFISTVIGEKKQWREYKARVKQLPENYRAAVDALERYLTYFGTGGDGTAMYADLVDLFEQSAANQTPIRQIVGDDPVEFIEAFVRNYPKGAWIIRERERLTHAIAQAAEAASKQAS
- a CDS encoding beta-lactamase family protein → MLNTASRTVMQGHVEDGWGSVADVFRTNFEGSPGEVGAACCVYADGRPVVDVWGGLADREANRPWNKDTLALVASTTKGATAICAHLLAQRGQLDLDAPVIKYWPEFGAAGKEHIPVRWLLSHQAGLPLVDGPLTFEDACAWHPVIRALEAQKPEWRPGTEHVYHSMTFGFLVGEVVRRITGTSLGTFFANEVAAPLGLSAWIGLPSEQEGRVARIEYAAPFTLEEMTAGMIETTGLDRDTVIAWMNAVWGPNSVQARAGQLGGAFDHSSGYMNTRAFRAAEFPFGNMFSDAHSLARMYAATVSTVDGVRLLNPATVEKMTEVHTDKTRMNGLPPGLDVPANRSFYMSLGFWRACPPMPLVGPGSFGHPGSGGSIAFADPDAGVGFGYVTNLWSFRIGEPRASNLAAAVVACLRSRS